Proteins encoded within one genomic window of Macrobrachium nipponense isolate FS-2020 chromosome 9, ASM1510439v2, whole genome shotgun sequence:
- the LOC135218547 gene encoding keratin, type II cytoskeletal 1-like yields MKLLFICIGAALLAVCYGGGVGGFGGGHGGFGGGHGGFGGGHGGFGGGGFGGRSYGSGGFGHGGGFGGRGFGGGGFGRGHGGFGGGSFSRGRGYGK; encoded by the exons ATG aAGCTGCTGTTCATTTGTATTGGCGCTGCCCTATTGGCTGTCTGCTACGGCGGGGGTGTAGGTGGATTCGGTGGTGGACATGGAGGATTCGGTGGTGGACATGGAGGATTCGGTGGAGGACATGGAGGATTTGGAGGTGGAGGATTTGGCGGTAGAAGTTATGGTTCAGGTGGTTTTGGTCACGGGGGAGGATTTGGTGGAAGGGGCTTCGGAGGAGGTGGATTCGGCAGAGGGCATGGAGGATTCGGAGGTGGCTCCTTCTCCAGGGGTAGAGGGTATGGCAAATAA
- the LOC135218545 gene encoding ctenidin-1-like produces MKVLFVCIGAILLAVCQAGGVGGRFGGGHGGLGGGAFGGGSGGYGSGGGFSSGGGGSLGHGSFGGHGGGIGGGSFGGGGSSGGYGSRGGFSSGGHGGQFGGGLSGGHGGGSFGGRGSYSRGGGYGK; encoded by the exons ATG AAGGTGCTGTTCGTTTGCATTGGCGCTATCCTCTTGGCCGTTTGTCAGGCTGGAGGTGTAGGAGGAAGATTCGGTGGAGGACATGGAGGATTAGGCGGTGGAGCCTTTGGAGGAGGCTCTGGAGGATATGGCTCAGGTGGCGGTTTTTCCAGTGGAGGAGGTGGATCCTTAGGCCACGGCTCCTTTGGAGGTCATGGAGGAGGAATTGGAGGAGGGTCCTTCGGAGGAGGAGGATCCTCTGGAGGCTATGGCTCCCGAGGTGGATTCTCAAGTGGTGGTCATGGTGGACAATTCGGAGGAGGACTATCCGGAGGTCATGGAGGTGGATCCTTTGGAGGGAGGGGTTCCTACTCGAGGGGTGGAGGATATGGAAAATGA
- the LOC135217996 gene encoding ctenidin-1-like, translated as MKVLFVCIGAILLAVCQAGGVGGRFGGGHGGLGGGAFGGGSGGYGSGGGFSSGGGGSLGHGSFGGHGGGLGGGSFGGGGSSGGYGSRGGFSSGGHGRQFGGGLSGGHGGGSFGGRGSFSRGGGYGK; from the exons ATG AAGGTGCTGTTCGTTTGCATTGGCGCTATCCTCTTGGCCGTCTGTCAGGCTGGAGGTGTAGGAGGTAGATTCGGTGGTGGACATGGAGGATTAGGCGGTGGAGCCTTTGGAGGAGGCTCTGGAGGATATGGCTCAGGTGGCGGTTTTTCTAGTGGAGGAGGTGGATCCTTAGGCCACGGTTCCTTTGGAGGTCATGGAGGAGGACTTGGAGGAGGGTCCTTCGGAGGAGGAGGATCCTCTGGAGGCTATGGCTCCCGAGGTGGATTCTCAAGTGGTGGTCATGGTAGACAATTCGGAGGAGGACTATCCGGAGGTCATGGAGGTGGATCCTTTGGAGGAAGGGGTTCCTTCTCGAGGGGCGGAGGATATGGAAAATGA
- the LOC135218001 gene encoding ctenidin-1-like, translating to MKVLFVCIGAIRLAVCQAGGVGGRFGGGHGGLGGGAFGGGSGGYGSGGGFPSGGGGSLGHGSFGGHGGGLGGGSFGGVGSSGGYGSRGGFSSGGHGGQFGGGLSGGHGGGSFGGRGSFSRGGGYGK from the exons ATG AAGGTGCTGTTCGTTTGCATTGGCGCTATCCGCCTGGCCGTCTGTCAGGCTGGAGGTGTAGGAGGTAGATTCGGTGGTGGACATGGAGGATTAGGCGGTGGAGCCTTTGGAGGAGGCTCTGGAGGATATGGCTCAGGTGGCGGTTTTCCCAGTGGAGGAGGTGGATCCTTAGGCCACGGTTCCTTTGGAGGTCATGGAGGAGGACTTGGAGGAGGGTCCTTCGGAGGAGTAGGATCCTCTGGAGGCTATGGCTCCCGAGGTGGATTCTCAAGTGGTGGTCATGGTGGACAATTCGGAGGAGGACTATCCGGGGGTCATGGAGGTGGATCCTTTGGAGGAAGGGGTTCCTTCTCGAGGGGTGGAGGATATGGAAAATGA